In the genome of Apodemus sylvaticus chromosome 2, mApoSyl1.1, whole genome shotgun sequence, one region contains:
- the LOC127677830 gene encoding disks large homolog 5-like — MFARLRNLFWRARVDGRETREKKKETALSSESNEVRRRWSWGRQRAARQTSSPETVLSKKQAKKEEEKLTTELQLITQERNEVNDRLISMTEGAINKRPFQRLNPMYEQQKLKEKEVMTFLHNLEMEKIEAQENIQELKKEINFYSNLHSRLLIEKMLVKKRRVMLIRESKEVLLDWSLIEKYLVGLNMNGKDEQEKTSNLQTQHQVPETVPRAEISTAQEEGLLQNDFPPQEPPAELHPQKPQNSLDESSST, encoded by the exons ATGTTTGCCCGACTCAGAAACCTTTTTTGGAGAGCAAGAGTAGAtgggagagagactagagagaagaagaaggaaactgCCCTTTCTTCTGAGAGTAATGAAGTACGAAGGAGATGGTCTTGGGGAAGACAGA GGGCTGCCAGGCAGACATCATCCCCTGAAACTGTCCTAAGCAAGAAGCAggcaaagaaggaagaggagaagctgaCCACAGAGCTGCAGCTCATTACCCAGGAGAGAAACGAGGTGAATGATCGCCTGATCTCCATGACAGAGGGAGCCATTAACAAGAG GCCCTTCCAGAGGCTGAATCCAATGTATGAACAACAgaagttaaaggagaaggaggTCATGACATTTCTGCACAACTTAGAGATGGAGAAGATTGAGGCCCAAGAGAACATCCAGGAGCTCAAGAAGGAGATTAACTTCTATAG CAACCTGCATAGCCGGCTCCTCATAGAGAAGATGCTTGTGAAGAAGAGAAGGGTCATGCTGATTCGGGAGAGCAAGGAAGTACTTCTTGACTGGTCTCTCATAGAGAAATACTTGGTTGGCTTGAACATGAATGGTAAAGACGAACAGGAGAAGACCAGCAACCTCCAAACCCAACATCAG gtCCCAGAAACTGTACcaagagctgaaatttccacGGCCCAGGAAGAGGGCCTCCTGCAGAATGATTTTCCACCTCAGGAGCCCCCTGCTGAGCTCCATCCTCAAAAGCCACAAAATTCCTTGGATGAATCTTCCTCTACATAA